In one window of Scyliorhinus canicula chromosome 17, sScyCan1.1, whole genome shotgun sequence DNA:
- the LOC119952200 gene encoding zinc finger protein 436-like, translating to MEKPWKCGDCGKGFTALYELERHRLSHTGERPFICCECGNGFTRLAHLQTHQRVHTRERPFTCSQCGMGFTQLSHLLQHHVTHTNERPFKCSECGSSFKSSRVLMIHQRIHTEERPFSCSHCTKRFRTSSDLMRHQRVHTGERPFTCSECGKGFTRLSHLLQHNVTHTNERPFKCSDCGSGFKSSQAMMIHQRIHTDERPFGCSHCTKRFRTSSILRRHERVHTGERLFTCPDCGKRFSDSSALLIHQRVHTGKMPFTCSECGKGFTQSCNLLRHQQIHK from the coding sequence ATGgaaaaaccatggaaatgtggggactgtggaaagggattcacagcGCTGTATGAGCTGGAAAGGCATAGactcagtcacactggagagagaccattcatctgttgtgagtgtgggaatggattcactcggttagcccacctgcagacacatcagagagtacacaccagggagaggccattcacctgctctcagtgtgggatgggattcactcagttatctcaccTGCTGCAACACCATGTaactcacaccaatgagagaccctttaaatgctcgGAGTGTGGGAGTAGTTTCAAAAGCTCTCGTGTACTGATGATCCACCAGcgtattcacactgaggagagaccgttcagctgctctcactgcacaaagaggtTCAGAACATCATCCGATTtgatgagacaccagcgagttcacactggggaaaggccgttcacctgctctgagtgtgggaagggattcactcggttatcccacTTGCTGCAacacaatgtcactcacaccaatgagagaccctttaaatgctctgactgtgggagtggTTTCAAAAGTTCTCAGGCTATGATGAtccaccaacgcattcacactgacgagagaccgttcggctgctctcactgcacaaagaggtTTAGAACATCATCCATATTGCGGAGACatgagcgagttcacaccggtgagaggctgttcacctgtcctgactgtgggaagagattcagtgattcatctgcCCTGTTAATACACCAGCGAGTCCATACTGGAAAgatgccattcacctgctctgagtgtgggaaagggTTCACTCAGTCatgcaacctgctgagacaccaacaaatTCACAAGTGA